The Neodiprion fabricii isolate iyNeoFabr1 chromosome 4, iyNeoFabr1.1, whole genome shotgun sequence genome window below encodes:
- the LOC124179618 gene encoding rhotekin-like isoform X3, with protein sequence MAPRKKVVNASRKPIISAYDKENNYLRGLSDYQCKVRRRDTLRSAKSQAEYDLEQKIEVEIKMREGSARLLAAARHRAQSLEAARALLTSNERMSAYMAELQRRKKESSNKPSLPVSAARVSLSDLRIPLMWRDSDHFKNRGDYRRFAVFCLARVGTEIHDTALLCPVDRALTDVTFPDVLIFNNVPAEFEVTLEIYSHILQEDLSIASTPRRIKRSIHSSISRTVGKRLAASLRDELNSGEIGPHFELMASARLTLDDTDDNIHTHDLILNNLENKNHSLPLFGHFCCRLAAQPECVTKEACSGSIILDGQTCWARIQRFTLHAWDSRKLADEEQSPFSILPINRETLIQRSKSSSRELRISNTIEGSEKMTTIRLETADEAQKWLRQLVAHAKDHLRWRHAAETIQDVPSIESARNSFISNKRQGSLYDETPLIESVETDYAATRPTVHEIFGLTPSTSLSSCSSTSSPPSLRSRSLSTSGARKSGSATLRSHWPFSNKNHD encoded by the exons GAATATGATCTCGAGCAGAAGATCGAAGTCGAGATCAAAATGCGAGAAGGATCCGCAAGGCTTTTGGCAGCTGCTCGACATCGGGCTCAAAGTCTGGAAGCAGCCAGAGCTCTGCTCACCTCTAACGAACGCATGTCAGCCTACATGGCGGAGCTTCAGCGACGTAAAAAAGAATCGTCTAACAAACCGAG TTTACCCGTAAGTGCGGCAAGAGTCTCATTGTCGGACCTACGAATACCGTTAATGTGGAGGGATTCAGATCACTTCAAGAACCGGGGTGATTATCGACGATTCGCCGTGTTTTGCCTGGCCCGCGTCGGGACCGAAATCCACGACACGGCTTTGCTTTGTCCGGTGGACAGGGCGCTTACCGATGTGACCTTCCCCGATGTGCTTATCTT TAACAACGTGCCAGCGGAATTCGAAGTCACGCTGGAGATATACAGCCACATTTTGCAGGAGGATTTGAGCATCGCAAGCACGCCCCGTAGAATCAAACGATCCATTCACTCTTCCATTTCCCGAACAGTTGGAAAAAGACTCGCTGCCTCCCTTAGGGATGAATTAAACTCCGGTGAAAT TGGACCACATTTTGAATTAATGGCATCTGCGAGATTGACTCTAGACGACACAGATGacaatatacacacacacgacCTCATCCTAAACAACTTAG aaaataaaaatcactcaCTGCCGCTCTTCGGGCACTTCTGCTGCCGGCTGGCTGCGCAACCAGAATGTGTTACCAAAGAAGCATGCAGTGGCAGCATCATCCTTGACGGACAAACCTGCTGGGCAAGAATCCAAAGATTTACACTTCACGCTTGGGACTCGCGAAAACTCGCTGACGAGGAGCAGAGTCCATTCAGCATCTTGCCGATCAACAGG GAAACATTAATTCAGCGATCAAAGTCTTCGTCGAGAGAGCTACGGATCAGCAACACGATTGAGGGGTCTGAAAAAATGACTACTATAAGATTGGAAACTGCTGACGAGGCACAGAAATGGTTGAGGCAACTCGTAGCTCATGCAAAGGATCATTTGAGGTGGAGGCACGCCGCTGAGACTATCCAAGATGTTCCGTCTATAGAAAGTGCTAGGAATTCATTCATCAGCAACAAGCGTCAAGGGTCTCTTTACGACGAAACGCCATTGATCG AATCTGTTGAAACAGATTACGCAGCGACACGGCCAACTGTCCACGAGATTTTTGGGCTAACTCCCAGCACCAGTTTGAGTAGTTGCAGCTCAACAAGCAGCCCGCCAAGCCTTCGTTCTCGATCATTAAGTACCAGTGGGGCCAGGAAATCAGGCAGTGCAACCCTGCGATCGCATTGGCCGTTCTCAAACAAAAATCACGATTAA
- the LOC124179636 gene encoding U4/U6.U5 small nuclear ribonucleoprotein 27 kDa protein isoform X1: protein MGRSRTPSPGRRRDRSRERDRDRDRRRRRSRDRRRRSGDRDRVKSRERDRERDRERDRHRRSYSRSRSRDRERPKPKFKPPTAERPIITEADLQGKTPEEQDMMRLMGFCGFDTTKGKKVEGNDIGAVHVILKRKYRQYMNRKGGFNRPLDFVA, encoded by the exons ATGGGTCGTAGTCGAACCCCATCTCCAGGTAGACGGAGAGATCGGTCTCGCGAGAGAGACAGGGATCGTGACCGACGAAGAAGACGATCCAGGGACAGAAGGCGAAG aTCTGGCGATCGGGATAGAGTTAAGTCACGAGAACGTGATAGAGAGCGCGACAGGGAGCGCGACAGACATAGAAGATCTTACAGCAGATCCAGATCCAGGGACCGAGAAAGACCTAAACCAAAATTTAAGCCTCCTACTGCCGAACGTCCCATTATTACAG AGGCTGATCTCCAAGGAAAAACTCCTGAGGAACAGGATATGATGCGTTTAATGGGATTCTGCGGATTTGACACAACGAAAGGTAAAAAAGTCGAAGGCAATGACATTGGAGCTGTCCACGTTATCCTTAAACGAAAATATAGACAATACATGAATCGCAAAGGTGGTTTTAATAGGCCACTCGATTTTGTTGCGTAA
- the LOC124179618 gene encoding rhotekin-like isoform X4, whose amino-acid sequence MSTDLLISKPVNKEYDLEQKIEVEIKMREGSARLLAAARHRAQSLEAARALLTSNERMSAYMAELQRRKKESSNKPSLPVSAARVSLSDLRIPLMWRDSDHFKNRGDYRRFAVFCLARVGTEIHDTALLCPVDRALTDVTFPDVLIFNNVPAEFEVTLEIYSHILQEDLSIASTPRRIKRSIHSSISRTVGKRLAASLRDELNSGEIGPHFELMASARLTLDDTDDNIHTHDLILNNLENKNHSLPLFGHFCCRLAAQPECVTKEACSGSIILDGQTCWARIQRFTLHAWDSRKLADEEQSPFSILPINRETLIQRSKSSSRELRISNTIEGSEKMTTIRLETADEAQKWLRQLVAHAKDHLRWRHAAETIQDVPSIESARNSFISNKRQGSLYDETPLIESVETDYAATRPTVHEIFGLTPSTSLSSCSSTSSPPSLRSRSLSTSGARKSGSATLRSHWPFSNKNHD is encoded by the exons ATGTCTACTGATCTGCTCATCTCTAAGCCTGTTAACAAG GAATATGATCTCGAGCAGAAGATCGAAGTCGAGATCAAAATGCGAGAAGGATCCGCAAGGCTTTTGGCAGCTGCTCGACATCGGGCTCAAAGTCTGGAAGCAGCCAGAGCTCTGCTCACCTCTAACGAACGCATGTCAGCCTACATGGCGGAGCTTCAGCGACGTAAAAAAGAATCGTCTAACAAACCGAG TTTACCCGTAAGTGCGGCAAGAGTCTCATTGTCGGACCTACGAATACCGTTAATGTGGAGGGATTCAGATCACTTCAAGAACCGGGGTGATTATCGACGATTCGCCGTGTTTTGCCTGGCCCGCGTCGGGACCGAAATCCACGACACGGCTTTGCTTTGTCCGGTGGACAGGGCGCTTACCGATGTGACCTTCCCCGATGTGCTTATCTT TAACAACGTGCCAGCGGAATTCGAAGTCACGCTGGAGATATACAGCCACATTTTGCAGGAGGATTTGAGCATCGCAAGCACGCCCCGTAGAATCAAACGATCCATTCACTCTTCCATTTCCCGAACAGTTGGAAAAAGACTCGCTGCCTCCCTTAGGGATGAATTAAACTCCGGTGAAAT TGGACCACATTTTGAATTAATGGCATCTGCGAGATTGACTCTAGACGACACAGATGacaatatacacacacacgacCTCATCCTAAACAACTTAG aaaataaaaatcactcaCTGCCGCTCTTCGGGCACTTCTGCTGCCGGCTGGCTGCGCAACCAGAATGTGTTACCAAAGAAGCATGCAGTGGCAGCATCATCCTTGACGGACAAACCTGCTGGGCAAGAATCCAAAGATTTACACTTCACGCTTGGGACTCGCGAAAACTCGCTGACGAGGAGCAGAGTCCATTCAGCATCTTGCCGATCAACAGG GAAACATTAATTCAGCGATCAAAGTCTTCGTCGAGAGAGCTACGGATCAGCAACACGATTGAGGGGTCTGAAAAAATGACTACTATAAGATTGGAAACTGCTGACGAGGCACAGAAATGGTTGAGGCAACTCGTAGCTCATGCAAAGGATCATTTGAGGTGGAGGCACGCCGCTGAGACTATCCAAGATGTTCCGTCTATAGAAAGTGCTAGGAATTCATTCATCAGCAACAAGCGTCAAGGGTCTCTTTACGACGAAACGCCATTGATCG AATCTGTTGAAACAGATTACGCAGCGACACGGCCAACTGTCCACGAGATTTTTGGGCTAACTCCCAGCACCAGTTTGAGTAGTTGCAGCTCAACAAGCAGCCCGCCAAGCCTTCGTTCTCGATCATTAAGTACCAGTGGGGCCAGGAAATCAGGCAGTGCAACCCTGCGATCGCATTGGCCGTTCTCAAACAAAAATCACGATTAA
- the LOC124179618 gene encoding rhotekin-like isoform X5 — MRLLAAALNQTEYDLEQKIEVEIKMREGSARLLAAARHRAQSLEAARALLTSNERMSAYMAELQRRKKESSNKPSLPVSAARVSLSDLRIPLMWRDSDHFKNRGDYRRFAVFCLARVGTEIHDTALLCPVDRALTDVTFPDVLIFNNVPAEFEVTLEIYSHILQEDLSIASTPRRIKRSIHSSISRTVGKRLAASLRDELNSGEIGPHFELMASARLTLDDTDDNIHTHDLILNNLENKNHSLPLFGHFCCRLAAQPECVTKEACSGSIILDGQTCWARIQRFTLHAWDSRKLADEEQSPFSILPINRETLIQRSKSSSRELRISNTIEGSEKMTTIRLETADEAQKWLRQLVAHAKDHLRWRHAAETIQDVPSIESARNSFISNKRQGSLYDETPLIESVETDYAATRPTVHEIFGLTPSTSLSSCSSTSSPPSLRSRSLSTSGARKSGSATLRSHWPFSNKNHD, encoded by the exons ATGCGTCTTTTGGCTGCTGCTTTGAACCAGACG GAATATGATCTCGAGCAGAAGATCGAAGTCGAGATCAAAATGCGAGAAGGATCCGCAAGGCTTTTGGCAGCTGCTCGACATCGGGCTCAAAGTCTGGAAGCAGCCAGAGCTCTGCTCACCTCTAACGAACGCATGTCAGCCTACATGGCGGAGCTTCAGCGACGTAAAAAAGAATCGTCTAACAAACCGAG TTTACCCGTAAGTGCGGCAAGAGTCTCATTGTCGGACCTACGAATACCGTTAATGTGGAGGGATTCAGATCACTTCAAGAACCGGGGTGATTATCGACGATTCGCCGTGTTTTGCCTGGCCCGCGTCGGGACCGAAATCCACGACACGGCTTTGCTTTGTCCGGTGGACAGGGCGCTTACCGATGTGACCTTCCCCGATGTGCTTATCTT TAACAACGTGCCAGCGGAATTCGAAGTCACGCTGGAGATATACAGCCACATTTTGCAGGAGGATTTGAGCATCGCAAGCACGCCCCGTAGAATCAAACGATCCATTCACTCTTCCATTTCCCGAACAGTTGGAAAAAGACTCGCTGCCTCCCTTAGGGATGAATTAAACTCCGGTGAAAT TGGACCACATTTTGAATTAATGGCATCTGCGAGATTGACTCTAGACGACACAGATGacaatatacacacacacgacCTCATCCTAAACAACTTAG aaaataaaaatcactcaCTGCCGCTCTTCGGGCACTTCTGCTGCCGGCTGGCTGCGCAACCAGAATGTGTTACCAAAGAAGCATGCAGTGGCAGCATCATCCTTGACGGACAAACCTGCTGGGCAAGAATCCAAAGATTTACACTTCACGCTTGGGACTCGCGAAAACTCGCTGACGAGGAGCAGAGTCCATTCAGCATCTTGCCGATCAACAGG GAAACATTAATTCAGCGATCAAAGTCTTCGTCGAGAGAGCTACGGATCAGCAACACGATTGAGGGGTCTGAAAAAATGACTACTATAAGATTGGAAACTGCTGACGAGGCACAGAAATGGTTGAGGCAACTCGTAGCTCATGCAAAGGATCATTTGAGGTGGAGGCACGCCGCTGAGACTATCCAAGATGTTCCGTCTATAGAAAGTGCTAGGAATTCATTCATCAGCAACAAGCGTCAAGGGTCTCTTTACGACGAAACGCCATTGATCG AATCTGTTGAAACAGATTACGCAGCGACACGGCCAACTGTCCACGAGATTTTTGGGCTAACTCCCAGCACCAGTTTGAGTAGTTGCAGCTCAACAAGCAGCCCGCCAAGCCTTCGTTCTCGATCATTAAGTACCAGTGGGGCCAGGAAATCAGGCAGTGCAACCCTGCGATCGCATTGGCCGTTCTCAAACAAAAATCACGATTAA
- the LOC124179618 gene encoding rhotekin-like isoform X2, whose translation MDSCFPPLAALSLRDPKKTGGQTLAKNRHSSGDNTAKTPVPGSPGKIEILQDLDLYYIRQIAHNLKEYDLEQKIEVEIKMREGSARLLAAARHRAQSLEAARALLTSNERMSAYMAELQRRKKESSNKPSLPVSAARVSLSDLRIPLMWRDSDHFKNRGDYRRFAVFCLARVGTEIHDTALLCPVDRALTDVTFPDVLIFNNVPAEFEVTLEIYSHILQEDLSIASTPRRIKRSIHSSISRTVGKRLAASLRDELNSGEIGPHFELMASARLTLDDTDDNIHTHDLILNNLENKNHSLPLFGHFCCRLAAQPECVTKEACSGSIILDGQTCWARIQRFTLHAWDSRKLADEEQSPFSILPINRETLIQRSKSSSRELRISNTIEGSEKMTTIRLETADEAQKWLRQLVAHAKDHLRWRHAAETIQDVPSIESARNSFISNKRQGSLYDETPLIESVETDYAATRPTVHEIFGLTPSTSLSSCSSTSSPPSLRSRSLSTSGARKSGSATLRSHWPFSNKNHD comes from the exons ATGGACTCGTGCTTTCCACCTTTGGCCGCGCTGAGCCTGCGGGATCCAAAGAAAACTGGAGGGCAAACCTTGGCCAAGAATCGTCACAGCAGTGGCGATAATACTGCGAAGACGCCGGTTCCCGGAAGTCCGGGAAAGATCGAAATCCTTCAAGATCTGGACCTCTACTATATACGGCAAATTGCTCACAACCTCAAG GAATATGATCTCGAGCAGAAGATCGAAGTCGAGATCAAAATGCGAGAAGGATCCGCAAGGCTTTTGGCAGCTGCTCGACATCGGGCTCAAAGTCTGGAAGCAGCCAGAGCTCTGCTCACCTCTAACGAACGCATGTCAGCCTACATGGCGGAGCTTCAGCGACGTAAAAAAGAATCGTCTAACAAACCGAG TTTACCCGTAAGTGCGGCAAGAGTCTCATTGTCGGACCTACGAATACCGTTAATGTGGAGGGATTCAGATCACTTCAAGAACCGGGGTGATTATCGACGATTCGCCGTGTTTTGCCTGGCCCGCGTCGGGACCGAAATCCACGACACGGCTTTGCTTTGTCCGGTGGACAGGGCGCTTACCGATGTGACCTTCCCCGATGTGCTTATCTT TAACAACGTGCCAGCGGAATTCGAAGTCACGCTGGAGATATACAGCCACATTTTGCAGGAGGATTTGAGCATCGCAAGCACGCCCCGTAGAATCAAACGATCCATTCACTCTTCCATTTCCCGAACAGTTGGAAAAAGACTCGCTGCCTCCCTTAGGGATGAATTAAACTCCGGTGAAAT TGGACCACATTTTGAATTAATGGCATCTGCGAGATTGACTCTAGACGACACAGATGacaatatacacacacacgacCTCATCCTAAACAACTTAG aaaataaaaatcactcaCTGCCGCTCTTCGGGCACTTCTGCTGCCGGCTGGCTGCGCAACCAGAATGTGTTACCAAAGAAGCATGCAGTGGCAGCATCATCCTTGACGGACAAACCTGCTGGGCAAGAATCCAAAGATTTACACTTCACGCTTGGGACTCGCGAAAACTCGCTGACGAGGAGCAGAGTCCATTCAGCATCTTGCCGATCAACAGG GAAACATTAATTCAGCGATCAAAGTCTTCGTCGAGAGAGCTACGGATCAGCAACACGATTGAGGGGTCTGAAAAAATGACTACTATAAGATTGGAAACTGCTGACGAGGCACAGAAATGGTTGAGGCAACTCGTAGCTCATGCAAAGGATCATTTGAGGTGGAGGCACGCCGCTGAGACTATCCAAGATGTTCCGTCTATAGAAAGTGCTAGGAATTCATTCATCAGCAACAAGCGTCAAGGGTCTCTTTACGACGAAACGCCATTGATCG AATCTGTTGAAACAGATTACGCAGCGACACGGCCAACTGTCCACGAGATTTTTGGGCTAACTCCCAGCACCAGTTTGAGTAGTTGCAGCTCAACAAGCAGCCCGCCAAGCCTTCGTTCTCGATCATTAAGTACCAGTGGGGCCAGGAAATCAGGCAGTGCAACCCTGCGATCGCATTGGCCGTTCTCAAACAAAAATCACGATTAA
- the LOC124179636 gene encoding U4/U6.U5 small nuclear ribonucleoprotein 27 kDa protein isoform X2, whose protein sequence is MGRSRTPSPGRRRDRSRERDRDRDRRRRRSRDRRRRSGDRDRVKSRERDRERDRERDRHRRSYSRSRSRDRERPKPKFKPPTAERPIITEADLQGKTPEEQDMMRLMGFCGFDTTKGRCFLTASYAA, encoded by the exons ATGGGTCGTAGTCGAACCCCATCTCCAGGTAGACGGAGAGATCGGTCTCGCGAGAGAGACAGGGATCGTGACCGACGAAGAAGACGATCCAGGGACAGAAGGCGAAG aTCTGGCGATCGGGATAGAGTTAAGTCACGAGAACGTGATAGAGAGCGCGACAGGGAGCGCGACAGACATAGAAGATCTTACAGCAGATCCAGATCCAGGGACCGAGAAAGACCTAAACCAAAATTTAAGCCTCCTACTGCCGAACGTCCCATTATTACAG AGGCTGATCTCCAAGGAAAAACTCCTGAGGAACAGGATATGATGCGTTTAATGGGATTCTGCGGATTTGACACAACGAAAG
- the LOC124179619 gene encoding HIG1 domain family member 2A, mitochondrial, which produces MSVPNDSLADLDWVKLREDMDNVARGPETFTQKLNRKFRENPLVPIGCFLTTAALSYGLYSFKTGNRQMSQYMMRARVVAQGLTVVAFVLGMGAAASRK; this is translated from the exons ATGTCGGTTCCAAATGATAGTTTAGCCGATCTGGATTGGGTGAAGCTTCGCGAAGACATGGACAACGTCGCTCGCGGGCCTGAGACATTTACGCAGAAGCTGAATCGTAAATTCAGAGAGAATCCTTTGGTACCAATCG GCTGTTTCTTGACAACTGCAGCTCTATCCTACGGGCTTTACTCCTTTAAAACAGGGAATCGTCAGATGTCACAGTACATGATGCGAGCCCGTGTCGTTGCCCAAGGTTTAACCGTTGTCGCATTTGTGCTTGGGATGGGTGCAGCCGCCAGCAGGAAATAG
- the LOC124179636 gene encoding U4/U6.U5 small nuclear ribonucleoprotein 27 kDa protein isoform X3 encodes MGRSRTPSPGRRRDRSRERDRDRDRRRRRSRDRRRRSGDRDRVKSRERDRERDRERDRHRRSYSRSRSRDRERPKPKFKPPTAERPIITEADLQGKTPEEQDMMRLMGFCGFDTTKGD; translated from the exons ATGGGTCGTAGTCGAACCCCATCTCCAGGTAGACGGAGAGATCGGTCTCGCGAGAGAGACAGGGATCGTGACCGACGAAGAAGACGATCCAGGGACAGAAGGCGAAG aTCTGGCGATCGGGATAGAGTTAAGTCACGAGAACGTGATAGAGAGCGCGACAGGGAGCGCGACAGACATAGAAGATCTTACAGCAGATCCAGATCCAGGGACCGAGAAAGACCTAAACCAAAATTTAAGCCTCCTACTGCCGAACGTCCCATTATTACAG AGGCTGATCTCCAAGGAAAAACTCCTGAGGAACAGGATATGATGCGTTTAATGGGATTCTGCGGATTTGACACAACGAAAG GGGATTGA
- the LOC124179636 gene encoding U4/U6.U5 small nuclear ribonucleoprotein 27 kDa protein isoform X4 — translation MGRSRTPSPGRRRDRSRERDRDRDRRRRRSRDRRRRSGDRDRVKSRERDRERDRERDRHRRSYSRSRSRDRERPKPKFKPPTAERPIITEADLQGKTPEEQDMMRLMGFCGFDTTKD, via the exons ATGGGTCGTAGTCGAACCCCATCTCCAGGTAGACGGAGAGATCGGTCTCGCGAGAGAGACAGGGATCGTGACCGACGAAGAAGACGATCCAGGGACAGAAGGCGAAG aTCTGGCGATCGGGATAGAGTTAAGTCACGAGAACGTGATAGAGAGCGCGACAGGGAGCGCGACAGACATAGAAGATCTTACAGCAGATCCAGATCCAGGGACCGAGAAAGACCTAAACCAAAATTTAAGCCTCCTACTGCCGAACGTCCCATTATTACAG AGGCTGATCTCCAAGGAAAAACTCCTGAGGAACAGGATATGATGCGTTTAATGGGATTCTGCGGATTTGACACAACGAAAG